One window of Trifolium pratense cultivar HEN17-A07 linkage group LG5, ARS_RC_1.1, whole genome shotgun sequence genomic DNA carries:
- the LOC123883175 gene encoding RING-H2 finger protein ATL16-like, which translates to MSTKTILKFFTMIAFMANSFQENIFKILHKLYNNNHFYVGNSMKEIDQSESECCSVCLSQMCKGEKVRLLPLCNHRYHSDCIGVWLKNNTTCPLCRSKIIDHSINQNQQKQVKPFGESMVGLIQSFSDVIVAILYMILPSSITESFPIVH; encoded by the coding sequence ATGTCAACAAAAACCATCCTAAAATTCTTCACAATGATTGCATTCATGGCAAATTCATTTCAAGAAAACATATTCAAGATTCTTCATAAACTCTACAACAATAATCATTTCTATGTTGGTAATTCAATGAAGGAAATAGATCAAAGTGAAAGTGAATGTTGTTCAGTTTGTTTAAGCCAAATGTGTAAAGGAGAAAAAGTTAGATTATTACCTTTATGTAATCATAGATATCATTCTGATTGTATTGGTGTTTGGTTGAAGAATAATACTACATGTCCTCTTTGTAGAAGCAAAATCATTGACCATAGTATTAATCAGAATCAGCAAAAACAGGTTAAGCCTTTTGGAGAATCTATGGTTGGTCTTATACAAAGTTTCTCTGATGTAATTGTAGCTATTCTTTATATGATTCTTCCTTCTAGTATCACTGAAAGTTTCCCTATTGTTCATTGA